The genomic interval ATTAATATATCTCAGGTATCAAAGTATTCACAGTGCACTTTTTATACTTTTAATTTCAAACTGCGAAGGTCTTGCCGTCAAAGTCATCAAATCTGTAAAACACTCTTTCTTTATATTACCGCTAATAATGTAATTCGGTTTTTTGATGTCCGTGGTTATTTTCAGCGTATCAGAGATATTACACGCACTGACATAAGTCTCGTAAAATATATTATTGTCATAAGAAATGCGAATTACAAAGCTATTACTTCCCAAATAACTACCCTTCACATTTTCAACCACTTTCGTAGTCGAACCGTCACAACCGCAATCTGCATTTGGATCCTTATCTTTGCAGGATAGAGCAGTTATCAATAATAGGCAAATGAAGTAAAACCGGTTTTTTGAGGAAGGTATCATTTTGTCAAATCAGAGTTGCAAAGCTATATTAATATAACGACTTCTTTTATGACAAAAAGGTTGGAATGATAAATTTTAAATACTAGATAAAAATCACCTCAGCAGATCCGGCCTTCTCTCCCGCGTCCTTTTTACAGACTGTTCATAACGCCATTCCTCCACCTTTGCTTCGTGTCCTGACATGAGGATCTCAGGAACCACATTTCCTTCAAAATCCGCTGGTCGTGAATAAACAGGCGGGGCTAATAAATTATCCTGAAAAGAATCCGTTAAAGCTGAGGTTTCATCATTTAATACGCCTGGTAACAAACGGATAATGGCATCAGAAAGTACCGCCGCAGCCAGTTCCCCACCAGAAAGCACATAATCTCCAATGCTGATTTCTTTGGTAATAAACAGATCACGAACGCGCTGATCGACGCCTTTGTAATGTCCGCATAACATGATCAGATTTCCTTTTAAGGATAACTGGTTCACCATTTTCTGCTGCATCAGCTCGCCATCGGGAGTCAGGTAAATAATCTCGTCATAGCTCCGTTCTGCCTGTAACGCCCGGATGCATCTGGCAATGGGTTCTACCTGAAGTACCATACCGGCTCCTCCTCCAAAAGCATAATCATCAATCGTCCTGTGCTTGTTAACAGAGTAATCTCTGATGTCATGAGTTACCACTTCAACGAAACCTCCCTGCTGCGCCCGTTTTAGTATAGAATGTGCGAAGAAGCTATCCAATAAATTTGGAACACATGTAATAATATCAATCCGCATCATCAGGAATGTTTTTCGATGAATCGTCCAGATATACTTCCAGTAATCCTTCAGGTAAATTCACAATTAACTTTTTATTTTCCTTATCTGCCCGTAATACAATTTCTTCCGAAGTAGGAATCAAAATTTCATTACCCAGATAATCCATAGCAATCAGATCCTGGCCGTTCAAGGAATATACTTCTCTTACAATTCCAAGTTCGCCTTTGGTTTCATCCACAACGGTGTAACCTTTTATCTCATGATAATAGAACTCCTCTTCACCCAGTTCATCTAATTCATCCAAAGAAAGAAACAGCGAGCTGCCAACTAATGCCTGCCCTTTTTCAATCGTATTTACATCTTCAAAAGATACAATGGCATTGGCTTGTTTCTGCAAATTGAAATTACTGATAAAATAAGGCACTAACTCTCCGCGTATCTCTACATAAACTGCATCCAGATCTTCGTAATCTTCGGGATAGTCTACATCCAAAAATATAACAACATTGCCGTTCGTACCGTGTGTACGTACAATGTAACCTAGCAAGTAACAATTATCCTGTGTCACTGGTCTTGTATTTAAATGACTTTAAATAAATATGAGTCTGTACGGAAAACCGACAGACTCATAAATCTTAACTTGAATTCTATTTAATTATGAAGCAGACTCATCTTTCTTCAAATCTTCTTCCGCTTCCGGAGCTGGTGTTACAGCAACAGGTTCCTCAGTTACAGTTTCAGCAACAGGAGCTACTTCTTCAGCAACAGGTGCTGCTTCTTCCACTACCGGAGCTGCCTCAGCAACTGGTGCTGCTTCTTCTACTGCCGGAGCTTCTTCAGCTACTGGTGCTGCTTCCGCTACTGCTGGTGCTTCTTCAGCTACTGGTGCTTCTTCTTCCACTGCCGCAGTTTCCTCAGCAACTGATGCTGCTTCTTCTAACGGAGCTTCTTCAACAACTTCCTCTTCTACTACTAACGGAGCAGGAGGCGTGTTTTTCTTAATGATAGCATCTGCACGAGTCTGATTAACCTTACGTTCTGCATCTAACTTAGCATTACGTTCAGTTTCTTTTTTCTGTGATAGAGAATCAGCAGCCGTTGTTTTACGGTCAGTTTTTGATTCTTTCCATTCTGCAAAACGTGAATCAGCAACTTCCTGCGTAATTGCACCTTTATTCACACCAATCTGCAAATGCTTCATAAGCATTACGCCTTCTGTGCTGCAATATAGAACGTGCTGTATCCGTTGGCTGTGCACCTTTCAGTAACCAGTCAACAGCTTTTGCAGCTTCTAGTACGATAAAAGCCGGGTTTGTACCTGGGTTGTAAATTCCCAGTTTTTCGATGAAGCGACCATCACGTGGTGCTCTGGCATCTGCAACAACGATATCATATATCGCCATCTTTTTGCGTCCACGACGCGCTAATCTAATTTTTACTGCCATTTTGTTGTTATTTGCGGGAACTCGTCCCTTTTATTAATCAGGGTGCAAATGTACACAAAAAACAATTTAAATGATCAACAATCAATTAACAATTCTCAATGTTCAGTTGGCATTAATGAATATTAGGAATTGTTAATTGAATATTGATCATTATTGTTTAAACAAAAACGGGAACCGATTTCTCGATTCCCGTTCATTAATCATATTTATTAAATCACTTAGCTTATTTCCTGAAACCTGCAGGATAATTTGAACGCAATGTGTTTTGTGGTAAGATCTTGATCTCAACACGACGGTTAGACTGTAAGCCTTCAACCGTAGTATTTTCTGCCACCGGGCGATACTCACCATAATATTCGATAAGGATACGACTTGGTTCAGCAAGACCAGCACGGATCAGGAATCTTTTAGCTGCATCAACACGACGACGTGAAAGTGATTCATTGTAACTGTCAGAAGCACGGGCATCTGTATGACCAACTAGTACGATACGGCAATTTGTACGCAGGTTCAGAAGCTCAACTACTTTGCTCAATGTTTCTTTTGATGTATTACGGATAATTGATTTGTCAGTATCAAATTCAATGTTACTGAACAACGCTTCGCATTCGTCTTTTGGAAGGTTGTTTTTAATAGCATCTCTGATAATTTTATCAAGATCCATTGCAACTCCACCTCCTGATACAACACTACCTGCCGGAGTGTTTGGTTCTTTATCGAAAAGATCCGCTACTCCATCACCATCTGTATCTGTATATAAACGGGGATCAACTGGTTTCGGCATGTTTACTTTTGCAATAGAATCAGCATCATTCATTGTAGGATTGTAAGGCACAGGAATTAATGACTGTGGATTTGCCCAACGTAAATGGTAGCGTCCGCTTGTAGCATCATACTTACCGTTTTTCGCTCTTACTGCATTTTTTCCTAATTTATATGTCAGTGCCAAAGTAGCCATTCCCCAGCCATCTTTTTTGGAATCACTCGCAGCAAACGTCCATATTCCTTGCTGAGACTGGTAATCACTGATACTTCCAACTGTTGCGTCCATCTTTTCAGTATTCACATAGCTGTAAGTAAAGTCAAGACCAAGATCAAAACGTGGAGTTAGTTCGTAATGTACAGCCATACCAACTGGTACTACCCATTCACGGGTATAAGTGGTTCCGTTACGTTCCCAGGTTCCGGCAGTTTTAGAACTTCCGTCAGTATTGGTTTTTACAGGCCAGTCAACACCAGTTGCCGTATTGATTGCGTGCAAATCAGTATGGTAGTAAATGATACCACCACCTAAGTGAGCATCAACTTTCCATCTGCGTAATTTATTGTATCCGAATAATAAACGGTTAACATTCATTGTTCCATCCACAGTAACCTGAATAAATGAAGGGCTGTTGAATGTTACGTCATAAGTTTTGTTGGTCAATGAGCTTACGTAACCCATTTTGGATCCCCGAAGCTGCCCGTTAAAGCCTGTCAACTGAACCCCAAAAATCGGAGACAATTGTTTGTTGACCGAAAGTCCCCAGCCGCCTGTTAGTTTTTCATCAGGACCAAGCTTGAAATCATATGTTTTGATGTCACCGAAGAATTTGGTGATACCGCCGTAGCCGGTAATAGACCATGTATTCATTTTGTTAGGTCCATCATAAGTACGGTTTTGAGCAAAAGTGTCAAGACTCGAAAGCAACAAACAAACTAAAGCAATGTAAAGGTTCTTTTTCTTCATGGGAAACACCAGTTATGTGATTCAATTATTCACTAATTTTTACTATTAAAACGGAAAGAATAAGCCTGTAAGCCGGATTCTGTTTCCTGAACCGATTTGCACCGGAGCAGGCTTCTACCATTTATCCAGGATTGCGGTCACCCGAAATCTCTAACGATCTACCCGTGTCAATGCTCCGGTTAAGGAACGGGGACGAGTAGCCCCACTAATTAACACCTATTTGATCTTTCAGCCCGTAAGGTTTACCGTGCCTTGCTGGTCACCCAGTAAGCGGTGGTCTCTTACTCCACCTTTTTCACCCTTACCTGCCATATAAAAAACATGCCAGGCGGTCTAATTTTCTGTGGCACTTGCTGTCAGCAAACTGTTCCCAATCGGCTGCCTTCCCGTTAGGAAGTACGGCACTCTGCGCTGTCCGGACTTTCCTCCCCGACCATATGCCGCGGCGGTAGAACAGCTTATTCCTTTCGCTCAACCACAAAGCTAAGAAATACTTTCCTTTGATTAGCAGTCAATACACCATAAAAAGTAAAAAAATGTAACAAAAGACTGATAACTAATTTAAAATGTAACCTAAAAACTCTTTAATCCGTCTACGCGCAAATTTACATTCCCTTCTGCAAAAACTACTGAGTAAATATGTTTGGGTGTTAAATATACTTTGTCCGGCATGATATCTGTAAGTGTTCCCTTAACAAGTACACCATCTATGATTTTAAAATTAGAAAGTGCAGCCTGGATTGTCTTCTTCGCATCTGTGATCTGGTCACCTACGGGAACCACCATTTTGTTTTCCATCATCCTGCTAAACTGACCTTGTAATAGCCAGCCAGCGGTTTTGACAATAGTATTTTTCGTATCCAGGTCATAATCAACTCCTTTCAAAGACAGCTTCTGTGTTGCAGGATCGTAATGGGGGACGCCTTTCAAAAAAATATGCCCTTTGATACTTCCGGTGAGGCCTGCCTTTATTACAAGTTTGTCGTTCTGTCCATACATTTCGATAGAAGTGACTTCAACATTGTACTTTCCGCCTAAAAATGAAAATTTTTCTCCCGCAAACCGGGCTGTTGCCAACCGTGCCGCTTCCTCATATGATACGAGGCTGATCAACCCTACCCTGAAATTTTCTGGCACCTTGTCAACAATAGCAAGATTGGGCAGTTTTGGTACAGGAGGAATAACGGGTTTGCTGGCGGAGGTAATGGTTTGGGTGAATCCCTTTATCCCGATAACAGACCGTAATATATTATTTTTTGACAGCAAAGGTGTCATGACTATTGCCGTCGGGGAAATGACCAGCCAGGTATCAAATTCTTTGGAAAGCAATACAGGCTGATGCGCAAGCTGCCACGCAACCGCTACACTTTTCTTGAGCTCAATGTTTGCAGCAACCTGATCATCAATAGCTTTTGTGATCTTATCAAAATTCTTATTAAGCAAACGGCTGGCCATACTCTTAATCGGAATCCGGATACCTGCTACTTTTACATTCGGGTCAGTAATCCAGTCATAGCTGTCAACATAGGTATCCGAATGGATCTGCCAGTCGGGAGAAATTCCGATTTTGGATATAAGCCTGATGCGTATAGAAAATTCAGTGTCTTTATAACCGGACATTGTAATTCCGAGCGGGCTAACTTTATAACCGGCACTCACCCAAATCTTTAAAGGTATTTCAAATAAGAATGAGGAATCAATGGCAACGACTTTTATAGGGCTTATTTTCCAGACTTTTGCCTTAAGATTATCATTATCCTCATCCTCATAGCTGTTGTCTTCATAAATCAGCCCTTTGATTTTTGCATTGATCTGAGCTTCCAGTTCAGAAATCGGAATCTCTACCGGAACATTTAGTACTGATAAATGCTTTTCGCTCTGAATTTCTTTATCCGAATATTTATATTCTTCCATAGGTGCCTTAGGCGTAGTACTCGTTGAACGGCATTGCCATTGACTCAAAACAATGAATATCAACAATAAAACCAATCCAGGTTTTTTGATGATGTTACTTAATTTTAACAAGTGTTGCACCGTATCCGAATTTTTCCTTTTGAGCGTCTTTGTAATACTGGACATGCTGGTTTTTGCTCAGCCTGCGATGTAATTCTGTACGAAGCACCCCACTACCCGATCCATGGATAAATGTGATTTCCTCCATTCCATTCGCAACTGCCCTTTCCAGGCTGTTTTCAAATGTCGTCAGCTGAATTTTCAGCATTTCATCATTTGAGAGCCCTGAAAAGTCTTTTTTTATTTTTTCTATATGCAGATCAATAACATTTTCCGGTTTTTCCAACGCAGGTTTTTCAGGTATATTTTTCTCAATTTCCGCCCCGCCCATCAAACTTGTCCGCAGGTTCTGAGAAAAATCAGGATTGGAAGCCGGCTCTTCTTTTTTCAGGTTTTCTTCATCCAGCTGATAAACAAATGCTTCTCTCCCTAAAACCGGAGCCTGTCCTTTACTTTTGTAAAAGGATTGCGCCCTGCACTTCATTTTCTTAAAAAGCGGTTGTGGCAATATATGTTTTCCTTCTCTATAATACAGGATTTTAAATTCAAAAACCGGCCAGCTTTCAAAATCCTTCATCAGAAGTTCAGACAATTTATGCGAACTACGCGGTTGCAATACACCTCCTGCCAAGCCGTTCGGAACAGATTCATCCAATGCTGTTGCACTGAAAGGAAGAGTCCAGTCCGTATTATTGATCAGATAAGCCGTCAACGCACGATCATTAATGGATGCAAAAGCCAGATAAATTCCTTTTTCAGCAAAAACGGGCGAGCGGGAAACGATTTTATCACTTTGGCTGGCAATCTTCTGTAAATCACCGGCTTTCACCATTCTCTGGGATTCCATTGGTGATATGGTTACGATTTCGTTCCTTAAAACAGGAATCCTGAAACCGTCTTCAATTTCAATTTCAACAACATTTCCCGGTAAAAAAGCATATATAACACCTTCCTCGCGTCCATGGACCAGTCTTACTTTATCTCCTATATTCATATCTGTTTGGCTTTTAGCGGTTGGCAAATAGCCATGCGGCGGACCGCCTTTAACTTACGCTGTGATTCTCAAAATTACATTAATTCTTTACCTTACTGACTGCTAAAAATATAAAGGTTTCAAATCAATACCATTTTTACTTATTTGAAACGCCGGTGCCGGAATTTTAATTGAATTAGCCATAAAACAGATTGCCCGAATGGTTTTATTTCGTGTTTTGATCTTAGTCAGGTCAATATCAAGTGATAAATAATACTGCCGGTATGGACGGTATCCTAAGGTTATACTTTTATCTTTTTCAGAACTCACCATATTATTGATTCCATAACCAACTGAAAAGCATAACCAGGCAGGCCATTGACTATTTTTAAAAAATGATTTTGGGCTTGCAGAATACCAGTAGGTTTGCCCGTTATAATCCTTCAGCCACCTTTCCGAATAGTTAGAACCTAATAATTCTGGCCTTACGGCAGCGAGTGAGGTATAATGGAAAGAAAATTTGGGATGGATGCGTATTTCATCCCAAAGCGCAATTTGCCCCAGAAAAATTACCGAACCAGTAATATTGGCAATCATGTCGCCTGGTGAAAAACCATAATCAGGCGAAAAACCATCCAGGATTTCTATCGGCGTCTGGAAAATGATACCGGAAACTGCTCCGTAAATGAGCATTTGTTTTTTAGAAATTCCGGTTTTCTTATAAATCTCCGCAGTGTGGCGCGCAATCTGGTAAGATGTGTAAACGTGCCCCATTTTGTCCATTTGCAGCCATTCGTATGTATCGTCTTTTACGCGGAACTTCGTAAGCGGGTTTTTATACCATGATTTACTCAGGCCATATATACTACCCAAATATAAAACAGACTGTCCTGCAAATATGGTTCGGAGCAGTTTATAATCAGGGGTTTTGTTAAGGGTAGTATCAACCCGTATGCTATCAGCCTGGGCTGAAACAAATTCACAATTAACAAGTAAAATGAGGGCCAGCAGAATCGATTGAAAACTTAAGCAAGTGAGCTTGTAACTCTTATTTTTTTGTTGATGACAAATATTATTCACTAAAAAACAGCCTTTAATATCCACCATGGTACTTTCTTAATCCCCATTCAATTCCCATCAAAATGACTAACAGGAAAAATAACCATTTCAGGTGTATCAGTTCTACCATTTCTTCGGAGCTGTCCAGGCGATCGGAAGGGCGATTTTGCTTTAATTTCTGTACAAATTGAGCCAATGATGTTGATGGAACAAATTCTCCTCCTGTATTCTTGGCAAGTTCACGCAGCATACCAAAATCAGCCGTGGTATTGTTCATTTCCAGATCCGCATTTCTAATTACAAACTGGCCGTTCACTTTTTCCAGCCCCGCTCGTAATGAAGCAGAAGCCTGAAATCGGTAAACACCTTCACTCAAACCACTGATATTAAACCTTGGATTTTCGGCACTATGTGTATAAGTAAACTGACGGCTTTTTCCTTTTTCATCAGTAATCATAAGCTTTACTTCCTGACCGTAAATCTGTTCGTAAATATCATTGTACACTTCCGTCTGGAAAACAACCTGTTCACCTGCCTCAAATTCCGCACGAACGGGATATACCCGGAATTTCCGTTTGTCTTCCCTTACCGATAATATCTGGATCAGTTTCTGGAAAAGATTGTCGACCACATCCTGTTTGTTTGTAAGGGCATATTCTTCCTGGCGCCATTGCCACAATCCTTCTCCAGCCAAAACTGCAATTTTTTGTTCAGCGGTAGTATTTAAAATTAAAAGTGGTTTGCTGGTATTCAGTGTTCCAACCTTTTGGTATAATATGGTCTCAGTTCCTGATGACAGATTATACTCACCAAATGGAACTGAAAGAGGTGGCAACCGTTCCATTAGTTTCAGACTTTCAGCATCCAGATTCAGCATGTGAAAGGAAGGGTTATATCTGGCCGTCACTTTATCAGTCTGCCCGTTCATAGCACTGATCGTCAACGACCTGTTCAATGTATTTACTAATGGTACTGCCGACTGGTTCCCCAATATGTACAAAATAGGGGTTTTTGCATCAATAAACTTACGAACCATCGCATTTCCCTGACCTAATACATTAGGAACCTGATGCAGGATAACCAGGTCGTATGGCTTACTGGTAACGGGCAAATTGCCCGAAATAGTCAGGATCTGTACATCCAGGTCATAATTATCATTGCTTTCAATCAGGCTTCGCAGTGCTTTTATATCCGGATGCGGCGTTAGCGCGAGTAACAGGATCTTTTGTCGGCCATCAATAATATCAATGTAAATTTCCCTTTTATTATTCCGGGTTGAAGATTCACCCGCAACTGAACCCAGTTCAACTGTATAATGCTGAACTCCTTTTTGGGATGACGTTGTTTTGAAATCATAGCTTTTAAAGAAAGAAGCCTTATCAATCAGCACTTTCTGGGTTTCTATGATCCTGCCATTCTGTTTCAGGGAAACCGTCGTTGTTTTCCCGGCAAGGCCATTCGCAACAATTTCAGCTTTTACAGGAAAATCATTACCTAAATAAGCAACACGGTTACTGATCACATCTTTAATACTAATGTCCAGGTCCGGTATGGTATCCCCGACTGCCAGTGTATTGACTTTAAATGGATAACGGCCAAAAGCAGGTGAAATTCCCTGATTTACAATACCATCAGAAAGAAGCACAACATCTGTGAGATTTCTTCCTTCAAAATTACTTTTAACAGTCTGCAATAAGCCTGACAAATCTGTTTTATTCTTATCAAATCTGATCGAATCCGCTTCGTTATTCTTAACCGGCCTATCCAGAGTTTGTATACTTACTTCAAATCCTGCGGTAGTCAGTTCCTGCGCAGCGGCGGATACATTCTTCAATTGCGCTGCCGCATAACTTTTAACCGATTCTGAATTATCAATCGCAAACACTACTTTGGCTTTATCGATAGTAGTTTCTGTTTTCCGGATCAAGGGACTTAGCAGTAAAAAGCAAATAGCCGTTACAGTAAGCCCACGCAGAAAAGCAAGTCCATAATTCAACTTCTTACCCCATGAAGGAACAGGCTGATACAACAGCCATGCATAAGCCGCTCCCGCAAGCAAACAAAAAATGATAAACCAGTAAGGAGTTTGAAAAAGAAGTTCAGAACGCATATTGAAAAAAAGCAGTTTTCAGTAAGGCAGTAGTCAATATAGCAAGATACAGCAAAACCGGTTACTTTTTACTGCAAACTATGCATTAGCCGTTGTTAAACTTTCATAAAAAATTTTAGGTCAGCATACCGCCATCTACCTGAATAACTTGTCCGGTAATGTATTTGGAAAGATCCGACGCTAAAAAAATACATGCATCAGCCACTTCTTCAGGTTGTCCGCCACGTTTCATTGGTATGGACTGTTTCCAGTCTTCCACTGCTTTTGATTCGATTGCACCGGTCATTTCTGTTTCGATAAAACCAGGTGCAACCGCATTAGAACGGATGTTACGTGATCCTAATTCAAGTGCAACGGATTTGGTAAAACCAATAATTCCGGCTTTTGAGGCTGCATAATTGGCCTGTCCGGCATTTCCGCGTATCCCAACTACCGATGTAATATTAATGATAGAACCACTTTTGGCACGCATCATCGTCTTGGTTGCAGCCTTGGTCAGGTTAAAAACAGATTTAAGGTTGATGTTGATAACTGTATCCCAGTTTTCTTCACTCATACGCATTAGCAAACCATCACGCGTAACGCCTGCATTATTAATCAGAATATCGAGCTTACCAAAATCAGCAACTACATCAGTAACCAGTTGGTCAGCAGCCTGAAAATCAGATGCATCGGAGCGATATCCTTTTGCTTTAATTCCAAATTGTTCCAGCTCCTGAGCCAGAGCCTCCCCTTTTTCCACACTGGACAGATAAGTAAAAGCAACATTAGCGCCTTCCTGTGCCAAACGCAAAGCAATAGCGCGTCCTATACCACGTGAGGCCCCGGTAACCAAAGCCACTTTATTTTCTACTAATTTCATTTGTTAAGATTTGAAACATTTAAGCTTAAGAATACCGCTATAATTTAGTCGTGTATCCGAAACGGTGAATTAACGATTGGCAAAAATAGAGTATTGTAAAGAGATGGGCAAAAAAGACGGTTTTTATTGATTTCTTTTAGGTTTAAATATGAATAAATATTCTATTATACTTTCAGAATGGATTTTAACCCACTATGCATAACCATTAATCCTCTTTCTCTGCCAGAATTCCTCCATTCCCAAAACCTTCCTGGCATTGTCTTTGTTCGATAATTATTAGTTTAACTTACGAAATGGCTGAAACAGGTCAGAAAAAAATTTATACAAAATGGCAGAATTAATTAAAACGGCACTTATTACCGGAGGTTCAAAAGGAATTGGATACGGTGTAGCAGAAGTGCTGATTAAAGAAGGTATACGGGTTGCAGTTACAAGCCGGACTAAAAAAAGTGCTGACGAGGCCGCCGCTTCTCTTAATAAAATCAAGGAAGGATATGCATTAGGTATTGAATCCGATGTGAGAAACCTGGAATCACAGGAAAAAGCTGTGGCTGCGGTACTTGCTAAATGGGGACAACTTGATTACGTAATCGCCAATGCTGGAGTTGGCCACATGGCTCCAATTCAGGAATTAACTGCTGAGCAATGGCACGAAACTATTGACATTAACCTGACCGGGGTGTTTTTCAGTGCCAAAGCATCTCTTAAAGCACTAACAGAAACGAAAGGATATTTTATCACTATTTCGAGTCTGGCGGGAACAAACTTCTTTCCAAATGGAACAGCATACAATGCGAGTAAGTTCGGTGTGGTAGGCTTTTCACAAGCTATGATGATGGACGTGCGAAGCGCTGGTATTAAAGTAACAACCATTATGCCCGGATCCGTTGCAACTGAGTTTGCGGGACATGAGCCTTCTGAAAAAGACGCATGGAAAATCCAGCCCGAAGATATTGGCCAGATCGTTTCCGACCTGATTAAAATGCCTGCCCGTACGTTGCCTAGTAAGGTTGAAGTACGGCCATCAATTCCTGGAAAATAATTGTTTTAGAGTTAAAAAAGAGGGGAGTAAGCTGTATTACTTCAAACAATAACATCAAAAACCTTCACGATTAACATAAAAAAGTGTGTCTTCAAACGAGGACACACTTTTTCAATTACCAGAATATAATTATCATATTTAAGAAGCTTAGCTGAACACTTCTCTGAATAGTTTCAGGCTTTTAGGAACTGCTGTGCTTGCATCTTCTTTCCCTTCCATCTCCAGGGATACGTATCCTTTGAAATTTGCTTTCCTGAGGATCGCAGCAATTTTCTTATAATCGAGGTTCAGGTCATAATAATGCCCTCCTCCATAATATGTTTTGGCTTGTACAATAGTTGCGTAAGGTGCCAGTCGTTCAAATTGCGGATAAGGATCTCCCACAAAATTACCTGTATCCACATTCATACCCATAGCAGGCGAAGAAGACAATGGTTTATAAATTTCCAGCAGGTAATCAATATTGGATGATAATCCCCAGTGATTTTCTATAGCCAGGATTACCCCCGCTTTTTCGGCTGCAACCAGGCATTCACCGTATGAATCTATACACCATTTAATAGCGTCTTTGTCTGTATAACCTTCGAT from Dyadobacter sp. NIV53 carries:
- a CDS encoding SDR family oxidoreductase, with the translated sequence MAELIKTALITGGSKGIGYGVAEVLIKEGIRVAVTSRTKKSADEAAASLNKIKEGYALGIESDVRNLESQEKAVAAVLAKWGQLDYVIANAGVGHMAPIQELTAEQWHETIDINLTGVFFSAKASLKALTETKGYFITISSLAGTNFFPNGTAYNASKFGVVGFSQAMMMDVRSAGIKVTTIMPGSVATEFAGHEPSEKDAWKIQPEDIGQIVSDLIKMPARTLPSKVEVRPSIPGK
- a CDS encoding VWA domain-containing protein, with the protein product MRSELLFQTPYWFIIFCLLAGAAYAWLLYQPVPSWGKKLNYGLAFLRGLTVTAICFLLLSPLIRKTETTIDKAKVVFAIDNSESVKSYAAAQLKNVSAAAQELTTAGFEVSIQTLDRPVKNNEADSIRFDKNKTDLSGLLQTVKSNFEGRNLTDVVLLSDGIVNQGISPAFGRYPFKVNTLAVGDTIPDLDISIKDVISNRVAYLGNDFPVKAEIVANGLAGKTTTVSLKQNGRIIETQKVLIDKASFFKSYDFKTTSSQKGVQHYTVELGSVAGESSTRNNKREIYIDIIDGRQKILLLALTPHPDIKALRSLIESNDNYDLDVQILTISGNLPVTSKPYDLVILHQVPNVLGQGNAMVRKFIDAKTPILYILGNQSAVPLVNTLNRSLTISAMNGQTDKVTARYNPSFHMLNLDAESLKLMERLPPLSVPFGEYNLSSGTETILYQKVGTLNTSKPLLILNTTAEQKIAVLAGEGLWQWRQEEYALTNKQDVVDNLFQKLIQILSVREDKRKFRVYPVRAEFEAGEQVVFQTEVYNDIYEQIYGQEVKLMITDEKGKSRQFTYTHSAENPRFNISGLSEGVYRFQASASLRAGLEKVNGQFVIRNADLEMNNTTADFGMLRELAKNTGGEFVPSTSLAQFVQKLKQNRPSDRLDSSEEMVELIHLKWLFFLLVILMGIEWGLRKYHGGY
- the fabG gene encoding 3-oxoacyl-[acyl-carrier-protein] reductase — encoded protein: MKLVENKVALVTGASRGIGRAIALRLAQEGANVAFTYLSSVEKGEALAQELEQFGIKAKGYRSDASDFQAADQLVTDVVADFGKLDILINNAGVTRDGLLMRMSEENWDTVININLKSVFNLTKAATKTMMRAKSGSIINITSVVGIRGNAGQANYAASKAGIIGFTKSVALELGSRNIRSNAVAPGFIETEMTGAIESKAVEDWKQSIPMKRGGQPEEVADACIFLASDLSKYITGQVIQVDGGMLT